One part of the Pogoniulus pusillus isolate bPogPus1 chromosome 8, bPogPus1.pri, whole genome shotgun sequence genome encodes these proteins:
- the ZNF648 gene encoding zinc finger protein 648 gives MPQRMDVSVGWNSENKVCATGEKRSRSSRKTTKPVCHTSSLQEEAGMNYSWPCRPHCNPAGPLGKQELPAELQCAGREACETYYQKQGGSTVGVFVPSSADFDLQCEDKEPHSSEQPKKPQGLCDDGEHTVLADVFHEEREPEQALPCRRWKRGSSSVAVSELREHPGTRRVEHSCPVCAKEFLRAATLRMQELTHCSHRPHRCPKGFLRTAEVWRHLRSVHKVERSMVILASGMARNPWAAAHRSQRTVEYTERSCAERRKAERDDCKPYTCPTCGKGFDKPNLLSKHKVIHRQDKPSKCQECGMAFVQLLRLQRHQQTHSGERPFSCEECRGTFTRLASLQRHHRIHTGEKPYSCGHCGHSFTESGTLWRHERTHKLGKPLGLWSPWLLLT, from the coding sequence ATGCCTCAGAGGATGGATGTGAGCGTGGGCTGGAACTCTGAGAACAAGGTGTGTGCCACAGGTGAGAAGCGTTCACGTTCCTCCAGAAAGACCACTAAGCCAGTGTGCCACACATCAAGCCTCCAGGAGGAGGCAGGTATGAACTACTCATGGCCATGCCGTCCTCACTGCAACCCTGCTGGACCTTTGGGCAAGCAGGAGCTTCCTGCAGAGTTGCAGTGTGCAGGCAGAGAAGCCTGCGAGACCTACTACCAGAAACAAGGTGGGAGTACAGTTGGAGTCTTTGTCCCCTCCAGTGCTGATTTTGACCTGCAGTGTGAAGATAAAGAGCCCCATTCCTCTGAACAGCCCAAGAAACCGCAGGGGCTGTGTGATGACGGCGAGCACACCGTTCTTGCCGATGTGTTCCATGAGGAGCGGGAGCCTGAGCAAGCTTTGCCCTGTCGCCGCTGGAAGCGCGGCTCCTCTTCCGTGGCCGTGAGCGAGCTGCGGGAGCACCCAGGGACTCGCCGTGTGGAACACTCCTGTCCCGTCTGCGCCAAAGAGTTCTTGCGGGCGGCGACCCTGCGCATGCAAGAGCTGACCCACTGCAGCCACAGGCCGCACAGGTGTCCCAAGGGCTTCCTCCGCACGGCCGAGGTCTGGAGGCACTTGCGCAGCGTGCACAAGGTCGAGCGCTCCATGGTGATCCTGGCGAGCGGCATGGCTAGGAACCCCTGGGCCGCAGCGCACCGCAGCCAGCGCACGGTTGAGTACACCGAGCGGTCTTGTGCTGAGCGCCGCAAGGCTGAGCGGGACGACTGCAAGCCTTATACCTGTCCGACGTGTGGCAAAGGTTTCGATAAGCCCAACCTGCTTTCCAAGCACAAGGTGATCCACCGCCAGGACAAGCCCTCCAAGTGCCAGGAGTGTGGCATGGCGTTCGTccagctgctcaggctgcaaAGACACCAGCAGACTCACTCCGGAGAGCGCCCCTTCTCGTGCGAGGAGTGCAGAGGGACCTTCACCCGGCTGGCATCGCTGCAGCGCCATCACCGCAtccacactggggagaagcccTACTCCTGTGGTCACTGCGGGCACTCCTTCACCGAGTCGGGCACCCTGTGGAGGCACGAGCGCACGCACAAACTGGGCAAGCCTTTGGGACTGTGGTCTCCTTGGCTGCTTCTAACCTGA